The Armatimonadota bacterium genome includes a window with the following:
- the gndA gene encoding 6-phosphogluconate dehydrogenase, NADP(+)-dependent, decarboxylating, with product MGDASIGLIGLAVMGENLVLNMSDHGFKVAVYNRTVSKVDDFLTNRARGRDIVGAHSLEEFVGLLARPRKVMLMVKAGQAVDDFIEMLVPLLEPGDIIIDGGNSFFKDTIRRTRELEAKGLLYIGTGVSGGEEGARHGPSIMPGGSAEAWPHVKPILQAIAAKVADGSPCCDWVGPDGAGHFVKMVHNGIEYGDMQLISEAYFIMSTALGMSAEELHQTFSRWNEGDLDSYLIDITARIFAKKDPETGKPLVDVILDTAGQKGTGKWTSQIALDLGISTPTITEAVFARCISAIKEERVAASRVLSGPQASYTGDRKAFIDAIRDALYASKICSYAQGFALMREASKEYGWNLNFGQIALMWREGCIIRARFLERIKEAFDAEPELANLLLAPYFRDAVQSAQDNWRKVIAEAVKMGIPVPAFSSAICYFDSYRRERLPANLIQAQRDFFGAHTYERVDREGVFHTDWLAED from the coding sequence ATGGGTGATGCCAGCATCGGCCTGATCGGCCTGGCGGTGATGGGCGAGAACCTGGTGCTCAATATGAGCGACCACGGGTTCAAGGTGGCGGTCTATAACCGGACCGTGAGCAAGGTGGACGATTTCCTGACCAACCGGGCGCGGGGGCGGGACATTGTGGGGGCCCACAGCCTGGAGGAGTTCGTGGGGCTGCTTGCCAGGCCGCGCAAAGTGATGCTGATGGTGAAGGCCGGACAGGCGGTGGACGACTTTATTGAGATGCTCGTTCCGCTGCTTGAGCCGGGAGACATCATCATCGATGGGGGGAATTCCTTCTTCAAGGACACAATTCGCCGGACCCGGGAGCTGGAGGCTAAAGGGCTTCTTTACATTGGGACAGGGGTCTCCGGTGGCGAGGAGGGCGCTCGCCACGGGCCAAGCATCATGCCGGGCGGGTCGGCGGAGGCCTGGCCTCACGTGAAACCCATTCTGCAGGCCATTGCGGCCAAGGTGGCGGACGGTTCCCCCTGCTGCGACTGGGTTGGCCCCGACGGCGCAGGGCACTTCGTCAAGATGGTGCACAACGGCATCGAGTACGGGGATATGCAGCTCATCTCCGAGGCCTATTTCATTATGTCCACCGCGCTCGGCATGTCGGCTGAGGAGTTGCACCAGACGTTTTCACGCTGGAACGAGGGGGATCTGGACAGCTACCTGATAGACATCACAGCGCGCATTTTTGCGAAGAAAGATCCCGAAACGGGCAAGCCTCTGGTGGATGTGATCCTGGACACGGCCGGTCAGAAGGGGACAGGCAAGTGGACCTCGCAGATCGCCCTGGATCTGGGCATATCCACGCCCACCATTACGGAAGCGGTCTTCGCCCGGTGCATCTCCGCCATCAAGGAGGAGCGTGTGGCTGCGTCGCGGGTGCTCAGCGGTCCGCAGGCAAGCTATACAGGTGACAGGAAGGCATTCATAGACGCCATCCGGGACGCCCTGTATGCCTCGAAGATCTGCTCATACGCTCAGGGCTTCGCGCTGATGCGGGAGGCTTCAAAGGAGTATGGCTGGAATCTGAACTTCGGGCAGATCGCCCTGATGTGGCGGGAAGGTTGCATCATCAGGGCGCGCTTCCTGGAGCGTATCAAGGAGGCGTTCGATGCCGAGCCGGAGCTGGCGAACCTGCTGCTTGCTCCCTATTTCCGGGACGCCGTCCAGTCGGCGCAGGACAACTGGCGCAAGGTGATTGCCGAGGCGGTGAAAATGGGCATCCCCGTGCCCGCCTTCAGCTCCGCCATCTGCTATTTCGACAGCTACCGGCGGGAGAGGCTGCCGGCCAATCTCATCCAGGCGCAGCGCGACTTCTTCGGTGCGCACACTTATGAGCGCGTGGACCGCGAGGGAGTCTTCCACACGGACTGGCTGGCGGAGGACTGA
- a CDS encoding mechanosensitive ion channel protein: MHGWFSGILASPRWLEMQEQALTGALQLLKLAILYVALRWLASAAVRRVSRPVRLLTVDPVRARRIETLAGLARSAASYALTVVFGILALKALGVDPMPLITAAGVAGLAIGFGAQRLVRDVIGGFFILLENQFGVGEIITVGAVTGTVCEIGLRTTRLRDAQGRLYILSNGDITTVCNHSRGEVTVSLEVNVAASADLERASAVLDEAGAAVSQRHGLASPFRSQGISAFDAAKVTLKLVGSVPPSLQEQVLGELREEIFERLRQAAIPVV; encoded by the coding sequence ATGCACGGCTGGTTCTCCGGCATTCTGGCTTCACCGCGCTGGCTGGAGATGCAGGAACAGGCGCTGACGGGCGCCCTGCAGCTGCTGAAGCTGGCGATCCTGTATGTCGCTCTCAGGTGGCTGGCCTCGGCGGCGGTGCGCCGTGTCTCAAGGCCCGTCCGCCTGCTGACGGTGGACCCGGTCCGGGCGAGGCGCATCGAGACGCTCGCCGGGCTGGCCCGAAGCGCCGCGTCTTACGCCCTGACGGTGGTGTTCGGCATCCTGGCCTTGAAGGCGCTGGGAGTGGATCCGATGCCGCTCATCACGGCTGCAGGCGTCGCGGGGCTGGCCATCGGTTTCGGCGCGCAGCGGCTGGTGCGGGACGTCATCGGCGGATTCTTCATCCTGCTGGAGAATCAGTTCGGCGTGGGAGAGATCATCACGGTGGGGGCCGTCACCGGGACGGTGTGCGAGATCGGGCTTCGCACCACGCGCCTGCGCGACGCTCAGGGCAGGCTTTACATCCTCTCCAATGGCGACATTACCACGGTCTGCAATCATTCGCGGGGCGAAGTCACTGTGTCACTGGAGGTGAATGTCGCCGCATCGGCGGATCTGGAGCGGGCGAGCGCGGTGCTGGACGAGGCGGGAGCCGCCGTTTCCCAGCGGCACGGATTGGCGTCTCCCTTCCGCTCGCAGGGTATCTCGGCCTTCGATGCGGCGAAGGTCACATTGAAGCTGGTGGGCAGTGTGCCCCCGTCCCTCCAGGAGCAGGTGCTCGGCGAACTGCGGGAGGAGATCTTCGAGCGCCTGCGCCAGGCCGCAATACCCGTCGTGTAG
- a CDS encoding AsnC family transcriptional regulator: MTTAFVMLNVKRGCVSSTAEELLKVKGVTEVYSVTGEFDLIAVVRVRNPEEVADVVTEHLHRIDGILKSDTHVAFRHYSEHDLEAAFSLGAEG; encoded by the coding sequence GTGACGACTGCATTTGTGATGCTGAACGTGAAGCGGGGCTGCGTGTCCAGCACCGCTGAGGAGCTGCTGAAGGTGAAGGGGGTCACGGAGGTGTATTCCGTGACGGGCGAGTTCGACCTGATCGCCGTGGTCCGTGTGCGCAACCCGGAGGAGGTGGCGGACGTCGTGACCGAGCATCTGCACAGGATAGACGGCATCTTGAAGTCGGACACACACGTGGCGTTCCGCCACTACAGCGAGCACGACCTGGAGGCGGCCTTCAGCCTGGGCGCCGAAGGGTGA
- a CDS encoding cell division protein has protein sequence MRRLLPFSLVLAVAAQPGWASALETISIGLWDSARAPARVRVAGARIPQEGTARVWTVTASGGRLHVEPGGRAVTRLTLRGSPRMIITGPGASAAVPGELVLSARHGRMQGILKLPLEEYVARVVAREMPSGWPPDALAAQAVVARSFALASKGRHARDGFDVCSLTHCQLWSASPPTAQATEAARRTKGWILTSGGQTLRAPFCSTCGGYTADGAASGLPATCVPVRDGLPGREFCRASPHFRWQARLSPQELGRLAGLAEGRAAEIRILARDKGGRVTRARLAAEQMDGGALLIRFGRALGWARVKSCLFTLRKEGPVTVLDGRGLGHGAGLCQWGARGRALQGQDWKGILRAYFPKAELVRR, from the coding sequence ATGAGGCGCTTGCTGCCCTTCAGCCTTGTTCTGGCCGTCGCTGCCCAACCGGGATGGGCAAGCGCCTTGGAGACCATCTCCATCGGGCTGTGGGACAGCGCACGCGCGCCTGCGCGCGTGCGGGTAGCCGGGGCGAGGATCCCCCAGGAAGGCACGGCGCGCGTCTGGACCGTAACGGCCTCAGGCGGACGGCTACACGTGGAGCCGGGAGGCCGCGCCGTAACCAGGCTGACACTCCGCGGGTCCCCGCGGATGATCATCACCGGTCCCGGAGCTAGCGCGGCTGTGCCTGGAGAACTCGTGCTGAGCGCCCGACACGGCCGTATGCAGGGCATCCTGAAGCTCCCTCTGGAAGAGTATGTTGCGCGCGTTGTGGCCCGCGAGATGCCCTCGGGATGGCCCCCGGACGCGCTGGCCGCACAGGCCGTTGTGGCCCGCAGCTTCGCGCTTGCCTCAAAGGGCAGACACGCACGCGACGGATTCGACGTGTGCAGTCTGACCCACTGCCAACTCTGGTCTGCATCCCCTCCCACGGCGCAGGCTACGGAGGCGGCCAGGAGGACGAAAGGGTGGATTCTGACGAGCGGGGGGCAGACTCTGCGCGCGCCGTTCTGCAGCACGTGCGGAGGATACACGGCAGATGGCGCTGCGTCAGGCCTCCCGGCGACGTGCGTGCCGGTCCGTGACGGTCTTCCCGGACGAGAATTCTGCCGGGCATCTCCGCACTTTCGCTGGCAGGCAAGGTTGTCACCGCAGGAACTGGGCCGCTTGGCGGGTCTTGCGGAAGGCCGGGCAGCGGAGATCCGGATCCTGGCACGGGACAAAGGCGGGCGCGTCACGCGAGCAAGACTGGCGGCGGAGCAGATGGACGGCGGAGCGCTGCTGATACGCTTCGGACGCGCGCTGGGATGGGCCAGGGTGAAGTCCTGCCTGTTCACCTTACGCAAAGAAGGGCCTGTCACAGTGCTGGACGGCCGCGGCCTGGGACACGGAGCGGGACTGTGCCAGTGGGGAGCCCGCGGGCGCGCCCTGCAGGGACAGGACTGGAAGGGCATACTCAGGGCATACTTTCCGAAGGCAGAGCTGGTGAGAAGATGA